The Treponema sp. Marseille-Q3903 genomic interval CGGCATTGATTTCTGCAATATCCCGGTTGCTCTGGGCATCCTCAGATTCCTGCAGTTCCGGGATATTGTTAAGGTTGAATTCCCCGGTCTGTAAAAGATTGAACCGGCGAAAGAACTGAACTTCCAGAATCTGCTCAAAGTTCTTGAGCAGTGGAATAAGCGTAAAGTTCCAGAACGCCCGATGCTGGGAATCTGTATCGGTGCCGCTCAATGAACTTTTGGAATCCTGAATATTGGCAACTCTAGGCGGGATGCCGAATTTCGCAAGAAGTGTATACAGGTTCCACTTCTTCATATCGTAAAGCTTCAGAACGTCGGGGCTGAACGTAAGAGGCTGGTATTCTGTACCTTTACCCAGTACAGCCACACGATTTTTCATGCCGTGGCCGTATTTTGAGTCCCATGTACGAGCAAGTAATTCTGCTTCTGTCTCTATGAGAATCTGGTCTGTTTTTAAAAGCCCCTTAGGAACCCCACCTTCTTTTAAAAGTCCTGAATTCTGCTTGGCGGCGAGCAAATCTTGTTCGACTTCAAGACCCAAGCTTACCAGCGGACTTACTCCGCGGTATTCATTCCACGGATTCCAGTCCTTAAAGTGAATTATTTCATCAGGAAGAATTATGAGAGGCTTGCCTGTAGCTCCATCTGTATAAACCCACTTGGTAATCTTTCCGCC includes:
- a CDS encoding phage portal protein → MADDFSVRDKKTCTDPYLQHAWVSACIDILTRNVARAEFEIKKNGKTESDSKLAKLFMYPNKSICRFDIWKQTCAWWSLNGEAFWWFGEDYCCGIPSEIYILNPRNMQHVVEGGKITKWVYTDGATGKPLIILPDEIIHFKDWNPWNEYRGVSPLVSLGLEVEQDLLAAKQNSGLLKEGGVPKGLLKTDQILIETEAELLARTWDSKYGHGMKNRVAVLGKGTEYQPLTFSPDVLKLYDMKKWNLYTLLAKFGIPPRVANIQDSKSSLSGTDTDSQHRAFWNFTLIPLLKNFEQILEVQFFRRFNLLQTGEFNLNNIPELQESEDAQSNRDIAEINAGLKTINDVLRARGQKEKPWGDSWWKPNTISAFDSDDNKNCGDKN